One window of Novosphingobium sp. 9U genomic DNA carries:
- the thiE gene encoding thiamine phosphate synthase, translating into MFDKDDPPPECHLYLISPLDVGGQFPDRLARALDAGPVTAFQFRVKNVDQHEAARLAEPLQAICEARDVTFIVNDSIGLAKRLGADGVHLGQDDGDPTEARQELGRDAQIGVTCHDSRHMAMEAGELGADYVAFGAFYPTTTKEVKHTAGLDLLEWWQAVFELPCVAIGGITPANCAPLVRAGADFLAVSGAVWNGDEAAAVRAFHEAIAAARA; encoded by the coding sequence ATGTTCGACAAAGACGATCCACCACCCGAGTGCCACCTCTACCTGATATCGCCGCTGGATGTCGGCGGTCAGTTTCCCGATCGACTCGCCCGGGCGCTCGACGCCGGGCCAGTCACCGCGTTCCAGTTCCGGGTCAAGAACGTCGACCAGCATGAGGCTGCGCGCCTAGCAGAGCCGCTGCAGGCGATCTGTGAGGCGCGAGACGTGACCTTCATCGTCAATGACTCGATCGGCCTTGCTAAGCGCCTGGGCGCCGATGGCGTGCACCTGGGCCAGGATGACGGCGACCCGACCGAGGCGCGCCAGGAACTCGGCCGCGATGCCCAGATCGGGGTGACGTGCCACGACAGCCGCCACATGGCGATGGAAGCTGGCGAACTCGGCGCGGACTACGTCGCATTCGGCGCCTTCTACCCGACTACGACCAAGGAGGTGAAGCACACCGCCGGCCTGGACCTGCTCGAGTGGTGGCAAGCCGTGTTCGAGCTGCCATGCGTGGCGATTGGCGGCATCACGCCCGCCAACTGCGCACCGCTAGTGAGGGCCGGGGCAGACTTCCTAGCCGTCAGCGGCGCCGTCTGGAACGGAGACGAAGCCGCCGCGGTTCGGGCCTTCCATGAGGCGATCGCGGCGGCTCGCGCCTGA